Proteins from a single region of Urocitellus parryii isolate mUroPar1 chromosome 4, mUroPar1.hap1, whole genome shotgun sequence:
- the B3galt9 gene encoding LOW QUALITY PROTEIN: beta-1,3-galactosyltransferase 9 (The sequence of the model RefSeq protein was modified relative to this genomic sequence to represent the inferred CDS: deleted 1 base in 1 codon) translates to MQVTFCRLRTHQWCFILFNVILFHALLFGADFVEEYFLHSLPHVDMKVLEIKEKARKLNMEPLRSNPSKYYVLSQSDICKGKNIFLLSFIFSSPGNGTRRELIRKTWGNVSSVQGHPILTLFALGMSVTITTQREIDKESHKNNDIIEGIFLDSFENQTLKIITMTQWAVTFCSNALFILKIDEEMFVNMPSLVDYLLNLKEHLENIYVGKVVHQDTPNRDPGSQNFVPLSEYSQKYYPDYCSSEAFVMSQDVAWMIYVVFKEVPIMVPADVFVGICAKIVGLIPIHSSRFSGKRHIRYNRYCYKFIFTSSDTKDAEISLVWMEINGGKECSLFETYYGLISCKLLTYLDSIKHFHMGTIKNNDMYLND, encoded by the exons ATGCAG GTGACATTCTGCAGACTTCGGACTCACCAGTGGTGCTTCATTCTGTTTAATGTCATACTGTTTCATGCCTTGCTTTTTGGGGCTGACTTTGTAGAAGAATATTTTCTGCATTCTTTGCCTCATGTAGATATGAAAGTTCTTGAAATTAAAGAGAAGGCAAGAAAACTGAATATGGAACCTCTAAGAAGTAATCCTTCCAAATACTATGTCTTGAGCCAGTCGGatatctgcaaagggaagaacatt tttttgctCTCTTTTATCTTCAGTAGCCCAGGAAATGGAACAAGACGGGAACTCATCAGAAAAACCTGGGGTAATGTGAGCAGTGTCCAAGGGCACCCCATTCTCACACTGTTTGCTTTGGGAATGTCTGTTACCATAACCACTCAGAGAGAGATAGACAAAGAATCCCATAAGAATAATGATATAATCGAAGGAATCTTCTTGGACAGTTTTGAGAACCAAACCCTGAAGATCATCACAATGACCCAGTGGGCTGTGACATTCTGCTCTAATGCCCTATTCATTCTCAAAATTGATGAAGAGATGTTTGTCAATATGCCAAGCTTGGTAGATTATCTTCTCAATCTAAAGGAACACCTTGAAAATATCTATGTAGGAAAAGTTGTCCATCAGGATACACCCAACAGAGACCCTGGTAGCCAAAACTTTGTTCCTCTTAGTGAGTATTCACAAAAATACTACCCAGATTACTGCAGCAGTGAAGCTTTTGTGATGTCCCAAGATGTGGCTTGGATGATATATGTGGTTTTCAAAGAAGTACCCATTATGGTGCCTGCTGATGTGTTTGTAGGGATTTGTGCTAAGATCGTTGGACTTATACCCATCCACAGTTCAAGATTTTCTGGAAAAAGACACATCAGATACAACAGATATTGCTATAAGTTCATTTTTACATCCTCTGACACTAAAGATGCTGAAATATCCCTGGTGTGGATGGAAATTAATGGTGGGAAAGAATGCTCACTGTTTGAGACTTACTATGGGCTCATTTCCTGCAAACTTCTGACATACCTTGACAGCATTAAGCATTTTCACATGGGgaccataaaaaataatgatatgtaTCTCAATGATTAA